Proteins encoded in a region of the Puniceibacterium sp. IMCC21224 genome:
- the ndk gene encoding nucleoside-diphosphate kinase, producing MVTERTLSIIKPDATKRNLTGKINAKFEEAGLRIVAQKRIQLTKAQAGEFYKVHAERPFYDELCEFMASEPVVVQVLEGESAITKNREVMGATNPADAAAGTVRAEFAESVGENSVHGSDAPETAAEEIAYFFSGLELVG from the coding sequence ATGGTCACCGAACGCACGCTGAGCATTATCAAGCCAGACGCCACCAAGCGGAACCTGACTGGCAAGATCAATGCCAAATTCGAAGAGGCGGGTCTGCGGATCGTGGCGCAAAAGCGCATCCAGCTGACAAAAGCGCAGGCCGGCGAATTCTACAAGGTCCACGCCGAGCGTCCGTTCTACGACGAGCTGTGCGAATTCATGGCATCCGAGCCGGTTGTTGTTCAGGTTCTCGAAGGCGAATCCGCAATCACCAAGAACCGTGAAGTCATGGGCGCCACCAACCCCGCCGATGCGGCGGCTGGTACTGTGCGCGCAGAATTTGCGGAATCGGTTGGCGAAAACTCGGTCCACGGTTCGGACGCCCCCGAAACCGCCGCCGAAGAGATCGCGTATTTCTTCTCGGGTCTCGAACTGGTCGGCTAA
- a CDS encoding TfoX/Sxy family protein, which yields MHFTGYAVAKTPTSTIRNIGPAFEASLTRAGVDCAEMLRDIGAHEAYRRLLLNGSQPHFIPYYLLHMSLQGRPWNDCKGDEKAALRVQFDALRVEVAGTDEKGRSDFEAALDAIGVIDRKRR from the coding sequence ATGCATTTTACGGGGTACGCCGTGGCAAAGACACCCACTTCAACGATCCGCAACATCGGCCCCGCGTTTGAGGCGTCATTGACGCGCGCCGGTGTCGACTGCGCCGAGATGTTGCGCGATATCGGCGCACACGAGGCCTATCGACGGCTGCTGCTGAATGGATCACAGCCGCATTTCATCCCCTACTACCTTCTGCATATGTCGCTTCAGGGGCGGCCCTGGAACGATTGCAAGGGCGACGAAAAGGCTGCGCTGCGGGTTCAGTTCGACGCGCTCAGGGTTGAGGTGGCGGGCACCGACGAAAAGGGCCGCTCCGATTTCGAAGCGGCCCTTGATGCCATTGGGGTGATCGACCGAAAACGTCGATAG